In Luteimonas sp. MC1750, the following proteins share a genomic window:
- a CDS encoding PTS fructose IIA subunit family protein gives MAVGILLVTHLGIGTALAAVAGRLLGTLPLKVEVFEMSYDADPAAALPAASAALRRADGGEGVLVLTDLYGATPANLAARLAQLGTPVRRVSALSLPMLLRVLNYPELPLEALPAVAAAGARNGVLHDDA, from the coding sequence ATGGCCGTCGGAATCCTGCTCGTCACGCACCTGGGTATCGGCACCGCGCTCGCCGCGGTGGCGGGCCGCTTGCTGGGCACGCTGCCCTTGAAGGTGGAAGTGTTCGAGATGTCCTACGACGCCGACCCCGCCGCCGCCCTGCCCGCCGCCAGTGCCGCGCTGCGCCGCGCCGACGGCGGCGAGGGCGTGCTGGTACTGACCGACCTCTACGGCGCCACGCCGGCGAACCTCGCCGCGCGCCTGGCGCAGCTCGGCACTCCGGTCCGGCGCGTGTCCGCGCTCAGCCTGCCGATGCTGCTGAGGGTCCTGAACTATCCCGAGCTTCCGCTCGAGGCGCTGCCGGCGGTGGCTGCCGCTGGCGCGCGCAACGGAGTCCTGCACGATGACGCATGA
- the ruvX gene encoding Holliday junction resolvase RuvX has product MATIRADGTVLGFDVGARRIGVAVGSAFGHGARALAVVDVHADHVDWPAVERLLKEWGPDGCVVGDPMTLDGGDQPIRARARAFARELGRRYRLPVVMVDERSSSIEAAQRFAVDRAEGRRRRRDAAALDAVAAAIIVERWLASPGDAVAIDPDSTSPDAPA; this is encoded by the coding sequence ATGGCCACGATCCGCGCCGACGGCACCGTGCTCGGGTTCGACGTCGGCGCGCGCCGCATCGGCGTGGCCGTGGGCAGCGCCTTCGGCCACGGTGCGCGTGCGCTGGCCGTGGTCGACGTGCACGCCGACCACGTCGACTGGCCGGCGGTCGAGCGCCTGCTGAAGGAATGGGGGCCGGATGGCTGCGTGGTCGGTGATCCAATGACGCTCGACGGTGGCGACCAGCCGATCCGCGCGCGCGCCCGGGCCTTCGCACGCGAGCTGGGCCGGCGTTACCGCCTGCCGGTGGTGATGGTGGACGAGCGCTCCAGCTCGATCGAAGCGGCCCAGCGCTTCGCCGTCGACCGTGCCGAAGGCCGGCGCCGTCGCCGCGACGCCGCCGCGCTCGACGCCGTGGCGGCCGCGATCATCGTCGAACGCTGGCTGGCCTCGCCCGGCGACGCGGTCGCCATCGATCCCGATTCCACGTCCCCGGACGCCCCGGCATGA
- a CDS encoding peptidylprolyl isomerase, giving the protein MDIADRRIATVHFTLTDADSGAPITSTRGHEPLTYMHGTGGIARGLEQALEGRRAGDRIDVVVAPADGFGPRHEALVQTLPRTMWRAPAQPKVGDRLETTTAKGPLDVVVTAVEADTITVDGNHPLAGRRVRAELEVLAVRVPTPDEVQFGLG; this is encoded by the coding sequence ATGGACATCGCAGACCGCCGCATCGCCACCGTGCACTTCACGCTGACCGACGCCGACAGCGGCGCGCCCATCACCAGCACCCGCGGGCACGAACCGCTGACCTACATGCACGGGACCGGGGGCATCGCGCGCGGGCTGGAGCAGGCGCTCGAGGGCCGCAGGGCAGGCGACCGGATCGACGTCGTGGTCGCGCCCGCGGACGGCTTCGGCCCGCGGCACGAAGCCCTGGTGCAGACCCTGCCGCGCACGATGTGGCGCGCGCCCGCCCAGCCGAAGGTGGGCGACCGGCTGGAAACCACGACCGCCAAGGGACCGCTCGACGTGGTGGTGACGGCGGTCGAAGCCGACACGATCACCGTCGACGGCAACCATCCGCTGGCCGGGCGTCGCGTCCGGGCGGAGCTCGAGGTGCTCGCGGTGCGCGTCCCGACGCCGGACGAGGTCCAGTTCGGCCTGGGCTGA
- the ptsP gene encoding phosphoenolpyruvate--protein phosphotransferase, whose protein sequence is MRRQFPGHGASRGNALGRARVRQPHALEVAEERIAPGQAAAEVARLHEAIDMVREELRDLRSRLHGALAHEVGEFLDLHALLLDDPELLQGLDGLIANELHGADFALRVQRDRLAAVFESMDDPYFRSRVEDIDHVIGRIHSALHRHDAQVSGVAGEILVSDSLAPSEVARLHARGVLGIVTAGGSMLSHTAILARSLHLPLVVGSPQALSLVNDGDVVMIDGATGLVIVDPDADDLRAHRERVREGKRERRQLHRLRREPSRTLDGVDIRLYANAETREDVAEAHALGAAGVGLYRTEFLFLQRNELPSEEEQFVAYRDLVLGMTGRTATIRTLDVGADKADGSGLALPYEPNPALGVRGVRLALRRRDVFTTQLRAILRASGYGPIRILLPMVARREEVLAARRLLRTVAARLRREGHAVAEGIPLGAMIEVPAAAIALPAMIDLLDFMSIGTNDLVQYLLAADRGNDALVDLHSPLHPAVVLLLHQVIGTARAHGKPVAVCGEMAGDAVFTPLLLALGLEEFSLHPGTLLEVRQAVRAQDLAGLRAHLPELLRARDHAGIARWLARSTGEP, encoded by the coding sequence ATGCGCCGGCAGTTCCCCGGCCACGGTGCCTCGCGGGGCAACGCGCTCGGGCGCGCGCGCGTGCGCCAGCCGCATGCGCTGGAGGTGGCCGAGGAACGCATCGCGCCCGGGCAGGCCGCGGCCGAGGTCGCGCGCCTGCACGAGGCGATCGACATGGTGCGCGAGGAACTGCGCGACCTGCGCTCGCGCCTGCACGGCGCGCTGGCGCACGAGGTCGGCGAGTTCCTCGACCTGCACGCGTTGCTGCTCGACGACCCCGAGCTTCTGCAGGGCCTGGACGGCCTGATCGCGAACGAGCTGCACGGCGCCGACTTCGCGCTGCGCGTGCAGCGCGACCGCCTGGCGGCGGTATTCGAAAGCATGGACGACCCCTACTTCCGCAGCCGCGTGGAGGACATCGACCACGTCATCGGCCGCATCCATTCGGCGCTGCACCGCCACGACGCGCAGGTCAGCGGCGTGGCCGGCGAGATCCTGGTCTCGGACAGCCTGGCGCCGTCCGAGGTCGCACGCCTGCACGCGCGCGGCGTGCTCGGCATCGTGACCGCGGGCGGCAGCATGCTTTCGCATACCGCGATCCTGGCGCGCAGCCTGCACCTGCCGCTGGTGGTCGGTTCGCCGCAGGCGCTGTCGCTGGTCAACGACGGCGACGTGGTGATGATCGACGGCGCCACCGGCCTGGTGATCGTCGATCCGGACGCCGACGACCTGCGCGCGCACCGCGAGCGCGTGCGCGAGGGCAAGCGCGAGCGCCGCCAGCTGCACCGCCTGCGGCGCGAACCCTCGCGCACCCTCGACGGCGTCGACATCCGCCTGTACGCGAACGCCGAGACGCGCGAGGACGTCGCCGAGGCGCACGCGCTCGGCGCCGCGGGCGTCGGGCTGTACCGCACCGAGTTCCTGTTCCTGCAGCGCAACGAGCTGCCGTCGGAGGAGGAGCAGTTCGTCGCCTACCGCGACCTGGTGCTGGGCATGACCGGGCGCACCGCGACCATCCGCACGCTCGACGTCGGCGCCGACAAGGCCGACGGCAGCGGCCTGGCCCTGCCCTACGAGCCCAATCCCGCGCTCGGCGTGCGCGGCGTGCGCCTGGCGCTGCGCCGGCGCGACGTGTTCACCACCCAGCTGCGCGCGATCCTGCGCGCGTCCGGCTACGGGCCGATCCGCATCCTGCTGCCGATGGTGGCGCGGCGCGAGGAGGTGCTGGCGGCGCGCCGCCTGCTGCGCACGGTCGCCGCGCGCCTGCGCCGGGAAGGCCATGCGGTCGCCGAGGGCATCCCGCTCGGCGCGATGATCGAGGTCCCGGCCGCGGCGATCGCATTGCCGGCGATGATCGACCTGCTCGACTTCATGTCGATCGGCACCAACGACCTCGTGCAGTACCTGCTGGCCGCGGACCGCGGCAACGATGCCCTGGTCGACCTGCACAGCCCCCTGCATCCGGCGGTCGTGCTGCTGCTGCACCAGGTCATCGGCACCGCCCGCGCGCACGGCAAGCCGGTGGCGGTCTGCGGCGAGATGGCCGGCGACGCCGTGTTCACCCCGCTGCTGCTCGCGCTCGGGCTCGAGGAGTTCAGCCTGCATCCGGGCACGCTGCTCGAAGTGCGCCAGGCGGTGCGGGCGCAGGACCTGGCCGGCCTGCGCGCACACCTGCCCGAGCTGCTGCGCGCACGCGACCACGCCGGCATCGCCCGCTGGCTTGCCCGGAGCACCGGAGAACCATGA
- a CDS encoding DUF4153 domain-containing protein, protein MPTAAPLPRDERAFIVLLAVLQGGLMYLAQKGHAGGWWPFAALSGRVCWYTLVLAVPTMMALSVVRLRDARFWQQAAGATVVVGALAAWAARQATGGPGVQAGSVLAPFGASVAVGLFVALPWLQCRLAHGHWRAPYACLFGHAWQNTLTLALAALFTGICWLVLWLWGALFALVKIDFFRELFREDAFVYLATGAMAGLGVLIGRTQDRAVMVARQVLFAIFTGLLPLLAFIAALFVASLPFTGLEPLWDMRSAAATLVTVVALLVAFANSVLQDGTGARPYPAWLCRLVDAGLALLPVYALLALYALWLRIDQHGWTADRVWAVLLAVVVAGYASGYAWAVLRRRDGWLGPIRPVNRVMSLVVVALAVLANTPVLDPHRIGVSSQLQRLADGRTSPEDFDLEWLRHDSGRAGWEATLALRGHPAWAGDRERLAELERVIARESRWGDPAAVEGGKPTARDAAALRAQVQLAEGAASPDEDWWVALADGLGDRNCRRVSDDCILLTPDLDGDGARDPLLCTLGNGHGAHCVIHARDADGAWAAVATLDLWPQGTSEQAWRRTLRRDLLDGRVQAVPRSWPDLRIGDGEPRRLELPGQP, encoded by the coding sequence ATGCCGACAGCCGCTCCGCTTCCGCGCGACGAACGCGCCTTCATCGTGCTGCTGGCCGTGCTGCAGGGCGGCCTGATGTACCTGGCGCAGAAGGGCCACGCCGGCGGCTGGTGGCCCTTCGCCGCGCTCTCGGGCCGGGTCTGCTGGTACACCCTGGTGCTGGCGGTGCCGACGATGATGGCGCTGAGCGTGGTGCGCCTGCGCGATGCGCGCTTCTGGCAGCAGGCCGCCGGAGCCACCGTGGTGGTCGGCGCGCTGGCCGCATGGGCCGCGCGGCAGGCCACGGGCGGCCCGGGCGTGCAGGCCGGCAGCGTGCTCGCCCCTTTCGGCGCATCGGTCGCGGTCGGCCTGTTCGTCGCCCTGCCCTGGCTGCAGTGCCGCCTCGCGCACGGCCACTGGCGCGCGCCCTATGCCTGCCTGTTCGGACATGCCTGGCAGAACACGCTGACGCTGGCGCTGGCGGCGCTGTTCACCGGCATCTGCTGGCTGGTGCTGTGGCTGTGGGGCGCGCTGTTCGCGCTGGTGAAGATCGACTTCTTCCGCGAGCTGTTCCGCGAGGACGCCTTCGTCTACCTCGCCACGGGCGCGATGGCCGGGCTGGGCGTGCTGATCGGCCGGACCCAGGACCGCGCGGTGATGGTCGCCCGCCAGGTGCTGTTCGCGATCTTCACCGGCCTGCTGCCGCTGCTGGCCTTCATCGCCGCGCTGTTCGTGGCCAGCCTGCCGTTCACCGGCCTCGAACCGCTGTGGGACATGCGGTCCGCGGCCGCCACCCTGGTGACCGTGGTGGCGCTGCTGGTCGCGTTCGCCAACTCCGTGCTGCAGGACGGCACCGGCGCGCGGCCCTACCCCGCCTGGCTGTGCCGCCTGGTCGATGCCGGGCTGGCCCTGCTGCCGGTGTACGCGCTGCTGGCGCTGTATGCGCTCTGGCTGCGCATCGACCAGCACGGGTGGACGGCCGACCGCGTCTGGGCGGTGCTGCTCGCCGTCGTCGTGGCCGGCTATGCATCCGGCTACGCCTGGGCGGTGCTGCGCAGGCGCGACGGCTGGCTGGGACCCATCCGGCCGGTGAACCGGGTGATGTCGCTGGTGGTGGTGGCGCTTGCGGTGCTGGCCAACACCCCCGTGCTGGATCCGCACCGGATCGGCGTGTCCAGCCAGCTGCAGCGGCTGGCCGACGGACGCACCAGCCCCGAGGATTTCGATCTCGAGTGGCTGCGCCATGACAGCGGCCGCGCCGGCTGGGAGGCGACGCTGGCCCTGCGCGGGCACCCGGCCTGGGCAGGCGACCGGGAGCGGCTGGCCGAACTCGAACGCGTCATCGCAAGGGAGAGCCGCTGGGGCGACCCGGCGGCCGTCGAGGGCGGCAAGCCCACCGCGCGCGATGCCGCGGCGCTCCGCGCGCAGGTCCAGCTGGCGGAAGGCGCGGCGTCGCCCGACGAGGACTGGTGGGTCGCCCTGGCCGATGGACTGGGCGACCGCAACTGCAGGCGCGTCTCCGACGACTGCATCCTGCTCACGCCCGACCTCGACGGCGACGGCGCGCGCGATCCGCTGCTGTGCACACTCGGCAACGGCCATGGCGCGCACTGCGTGATCCACGCGCGGGACGCGGACGGCGCCTGGGCGGCGGTCGCGACCCTGGACCTGTGGCCGCAGGGCACCTCCGAGCAGGCGTGGCGACGGACGCTGCGCCGCGACCTGCTCGATGGCCGCGTGCAGGCCGTTCCGCGGAGCTGGCCCGACCTCAGGATCGGCGACGGTGAGCCACGCCGGCTCGAACTCCCCGGCCAGCCCTGA
- a CDS encoding aspartate carbamoyltransferase catalytic subunit produces the protein MTLQTTDDGRLRHLLTLEGLPRATLVALLDRAQAFLDGQGAADPRGALAGIATCTLFFEPSTRTRLSFQRAAQRLGADVLAFDASTSSTSKGETPLDTLRNIEAMGVRGFIVRHREDGAAAMLAASAQPGTAVINAGDGRSAHPTQGLLDVLSLRQAKGGDFSRLKVAVVGDIRHSRVARSELHALRTLGIGEVRACGPASLLPDDAMLSGCRVGSDLDAALDGVDAVFMLRLQRERMEEGLVPSLEAYHRDYGLTAARLRRAAPDAVVLHPGPMNRGVEISDEVADGPQSLVLRQVANGVAVRMAVLEALLA, from the coding sequence ATGACCCTGCAGACCACCGACGACGGGCGCCTGCGCCACCTGCTCACCCTCGAAGGCCTGCCGCGCGCGACGCTGGTGGCCCTGCTCGACCGCGCCCAGGCCTTCCTCGACGGCCAGGGCGCCGCCGATCCGCGCGGGGCGCTCGCGGGCATCGCCACCTGCACCCTGTTCTTCGAGCCGTCGACGCGCACGCGGCTGTCGTTCCAGCGCGCCGCGCAGCGCCTCGGCGCCGACGTGCTGGCCTTCGACGCGTCCACCTCGTCGACCAGCAAGGGCGAGACCCCGCTCGACACGCTGCGCAACATCGAGGCGATGGGCGTGCGCGGCTTCATCGTCCGCCACCGCGAGGACGGCGCCGCGGCCATGCTGGCCGCGTCCGCGCAGCCGGGCACGGCGGTCATCAACGCCGGCGACGGCCGCAGCGCGCACCCCACGCAGGGCCTGCTCGACGTGCTGAGCCTGCGCCAGGCCAAAGGCGGGGATTTTTCGCGGCTGAAGGTCGCGGTGGTCGGCGACATCCGCCATTCGCGGGTGGCGCGGTCCGAGCTGCATGCGCTGCGTACCCTGGGCATCGGCGAGGTCCGCGCCTGCGGTCCGGCGAGCCTGCTGCCCGATGACGCCATGCTGTCCGGCTGCCGCGTCGGCAGCGACCTGGACGCCGCGCTCGACGGCGTGGATGCGGTGTTCATGCTGCGCCTGCAGCGCGAACGCATGGAGGAAGGCCTGGTGCCGTCGCTCGAGGCCTACCACCGCGACTACGGGCTGACCGCGGCCCGCCTGCGCCGCGCCGCGCCGGACGCCGTGGTGCTGCATCCGGGTCCGATGAACCGCGGCGTCGAGATCAGCGACGAGGTGGCCGACGGCCCGCAGTCGCTGGTGCTGCGGCAGGTCGCCAACGGCGTCGCCGTGCGCATGGCGGTGCTCGAAGCCCTTCTGGCCTGA
- a CDS encoding YqgE/AlgH family protein produces the protein MSTQPTPLANQLLVALPSLADPNFERTVSLLCQHDADGAMGVVVNRRSDYTLGEVFSQMGIPCGDAALCATPVLAGGPVHPERGFVIHDGAQGWDSSLSVADDLRVTTSRDVLEAMARGEGPARAVVALGCAGWGAGQLEAELGENSWLTVPSDGEILFALPLEARWQAAAGRIGVDMAHMPDYAGHA, from the coding sequence ATGTCCACCCAGCCCACCCCGCTCGCCAACCAGCTGCTGGTCGCGCTGCCGTCGCTGGCCGATCCGAACTTCGAGCGCACGGTGTCGCTGCTGTGCCAGCACGACGCCGACGGCGCGATGGGCGTGGTCGTCAACCGTCGCTCCGACTACACCCTGGGCGAGGTCTTCTCGCAGATGGGCATTCCCTGCGGCGACGCGGCGCTGTGCGCCACGCCGGTGCTTGCCGGCGGCCCCGTGCATCCCGAGCGCGGTTTCGTCATCCATGACGGTGCGCAGGGCTGGGACTCGAGCCTGAGCGTGGCCGACGACCTGCGCGTGACCACCTCGCGCGACGTGCTCGAGGCGATGGCGCGCGGCGAAGGTCCCGCGCGTGCCGTGGTCGCGCTGGGCTGCGCCGGCTGGGGCGCGGGCCAGCTCGAGGCCGAACTGGGCGAGAACAGCTGGCTGACCGTGCCGTCCGACGGGGAGATCCTGTTCGCACTGCCGCTGGAGGCACGCTGGCAGGCGGCCGCCGGCCGCATCGGCGTCGACATGGCGCACATGCCGGACTACGCCGGGCACGCCTGA
- the mgtE gene encoding magnesium transporter produces MAEAVRHDKTARQLRLLSDALDSGRLGPVRRLINTLAPAEIGNLLESLPPDRRMVVWGLVDAEDDGEVLVHVGDEVRESLIADMDPDEIVAAVEDLDIDDLADLVEDLPEAVTGQILRSMDRENRERLEQALSYEEDTAGRLMNPDVVTVRADTTVDVVLRFLRLRGELPENTDHLYVVNRRHQLLGWVALQKLVTSEPGAPVNKLIDDELTAIHAGESAESVARQFSDHDWVSAPVVDEGNVLLGRITIDDVVDIIREQAEHQALGAAGLDEDEDLFSPVKRAVRGRIVWLGVNLATAFLAAAVIGRFEATIEQIVALAVLMPIVAGIGGNAGMQVLTLMVRGLALGQVGASNARLLLWKEVRVALINGLLIGGFVGLVAFAWFRDWMLGLVITAALVINFASAALAGVLVPLAMKRADVDPAVAGGVVVTAVTDVVGFFSFLGLATVILLH; encoded by the coding sequence ATGGCCGAAGCCGTCCGCCACGACAAGACCGCGCGCCAGCTGCGACTGCTGTCGGATGCGCTCGACAGCGGCCGCCTGGGCCCCGTCCGCCGGCTGATCAACACGCTGGCGCCGGCCGAGATCGGCAACCTCCTGGAATCGCTGCCGCCCGACCGCCGGATGGTGGTCTGGGGCCTGGTCGATGCCGAGGACGACGGCGAGGTGCTGGTGCACGTCGGCGACGAGGTGCGCGAAAGCCTGATCGCCGACATGGATCCCGACGAGATCGTCGCCGCGGTCGAAGACCTCGACATCGACGACCTCGCCGACCTGGTCGAGGACCTGCCCGAGGCCGTCACCGGGCAGATCCTGCGCTCGATGGACCGCGAGAACCGCGAACGCCTGGAGCAGGCGCTGTCCTACGAGGAAGACACCGCCGGCCGCCTGATGAACCCCGACGTGGTGACCGTGCGCGCGGACACCACGGTCGACGTGGTGCTGCGCTTCCTGCGCCTGCGCGGCGAGCTGCCGGAGAACACCGACCACCTGTACGTGGTCAACCGCCGCCACCAGCTGCTGGGCTGGGTCGCGCTGCAGAAGCTGGTCACCAGCGAACCGGGCGCCCCGGTCAACAAGCTGATCGACGACGAACTCACCGCGATCCACGCCGGCGAGTCGGCGGAGTCCGTCGCGCGCCAGTTCTCCGACCACGACTGGGTGTCCGCGCCCGTGGTCGACGAGGGCAACGTGCTGCTCGGCCGCATCACCATCGACGACGTGGTCGACATCATCCGCGAGCAGGCCGAGCACCAGGCGCTGGGCGCCGCCGGCCTGGACGAGGACGAGGACCTGTTCTCGCCGGTGAAGCGCGCCGTGCGCGGCCGCATCGTCTGGCTGGGCGTGAACCTGGCCACGGCCTTCCTCGCCGCCGCGGTGATCGGGCGCTTCGAGGCGACGATCGAGCAGATCGTGGCGCTGGCGGTGCTGATGCCGATCGTCGCCGGCATCGGCGGCAATGCCGGCATGCAGGTGCTGACCCTGATGGTGCGCGGCCTGGCGCTGGGCCAGGTGGGCGCGAGCAACGCGCGCCTGCTGCTGTGGAAGGAAGTGCGCGTGGCGCTGATCAACGGCCTGCTGATCGGCGGCTTCGTCGGGCTGGTCGCCTTCGCCTGGTTCCGCGACTGGATGCTGGGTCTTGTGATCACCGCGGCGCTGGTGATCAACTTCGCCTCGGCCGCGCTCGCCGGCGTGCTGGTGCCGCTGGCGATGAAGCGCGCCGACGTCGATCCCGCGGTGGCCGGCGGCGTGGTGGTGACCGCGGTGACCGACGTGGTCGGCTTCTTCAGCTTCCTCGGCCTGGCCACCGTCATCCTGCTGCACTGA
- a CDS encoding 2OG-Fe(II) oxygenase: MSRTDALRDVVAPHVVADADSIRAGFIGARPFRHCVVEDFFAPAFVHDLLARFPGFDRGNALNEDGVAGGKSTVERIRGLGGAYAALDACIQTPAFLGLIERLTGIDGLLYDPDYFGGGTHDNRDGQALDTHIDFNHHPATGWHRRLNLIVYLNPEWDAAWGGALELRRDPHDPENDEVVAIAPAYNRCVIFETTEHSWHGFPPIRLPAGRESLSRRSVALYFYTRERPADEAAPAHSTVYVDRPLPSHLAAGHVLDASDMATLHELLARRDGHVRRLYGELHALQAQLDATPASRVLGAARRMLARLRR; this comes from the coding sequence ATGAGCCGCACAGACGCCCTGCGCGACGTGGTCGCCCCGCACGTGGTGGCCGACGCGGACTCGATCCGCGCCGGATTCATCGGCGCGCGCCCGTTCCGCCACTGCGTGGTCGAGGACTTCTTCGCGCCCGCGTTCGTGCACGACCTGCTCGCGCGCTTCCCGGGTTTCGATCGCGGCAACGCCCTCAACGAGGACGGCGTCGCCGGCGGGAAGTCGACGGTGGAGCGCATCCGCGGCCTTGGCGGCGCGTACGCGGCGCTCGACGCCTGCATCCAGACGCCGGCCTTCCTCGGCCTGATCGAACGGCTGACCGGCATCGACGGGCTGCTCTACGACCCCGACTACTTCGGCGGCGGCACGCACGACAACCGCGATGGCCAGGCGCTCGACACCCACATCGACTTCAACCACCACCCTGCCACCGGCTGGCATCGACGGCTGAACCTGATCGTCTACCTCAACCCGGAGTGGGACGCGGCCTGGGGCGGAGCGCTGGAACTGCGGCGCGACCCGCATGATCCGGAGAACGACGAGGTGGTCGCGATCGCGCCAGCGTACAACCGCTGCGTGATCTTCGAGACCACCGAGCACAGCTGGCACGGGTTCCCGCCGATCCGGCTGCCCGCGGGCAGGGAGTCGCTCAGCCGCCGGTCGGTGGCCCTGTACTTCTACACGCGCGAGCGGCCCGCCGACGAAGCCGCACCCGCGCATTCGACGGTCTACGTCGACCGCCCGCTGCCGTCCCACCTCGCGGCCGGACACGTGCTGGACGCGTCCGACATGGCCACGCTGCACGAGCTGCTCGCGCGCCGCGACGGCCACGTGCGCCGGCTGTATGGCGAACTGCACGCGCTGCAGGCGCAGCTCGACGCGACGCCCGCCAGCCGCGTGCTCGGCGCGGCACGCCGCATGCTCGCGCGACTGCGCCGCTGA
- the rapZ gene encoding RNase adapter RapZ, protein MSTPANTDAPADATATATAASNALVIVSGMSGSGKTVALNTFEDLDFYCVDNLPAELLPDFVRSATHPERASQKLAVGIDVRSRGDLANLPEWLSAVGALGFDPKLVFFDTADNVLLKRYADTRRRHPLTRLGLALSDAIALERQVLRPLRQLADVTIDTSELNVHQLRHRVLTELGLAMDSSLSLLFESFAYRRGLPPDADFVFDARALPNPHWDPRLRPLSGRDGPVRDYFEAPEQADVGEFLRQVNAFLDAWLPRMDSSTRSYVTVAFGCTGGRHRSVYLAEAAAAHARRQGWNEVATHHRELD, encoded by the coding sequence ATGAGCACGCCCGCGAACACGGACGCGCCCGCGGACGCGACCGCGACCGCGACCGCCGCCAGCAATGCGCTGGTCATCGTCAGCGGCATGTCGGGCAGTGGCAAGACCGTCGCGCTCAACACCTTCGAGGACCTCGACTTCTACTGCGTCGACAACCTGCCGGCGGAGCTGCTGCCCGACTTCGTGCGCAGCGCCACCCATCCCGAGCGCGCCTCGCAGAAGCTCGCCGTGGGCATCGACGTGCGCAGCCGCGGCGACCTCGCCAACCTGCCCGAGTGGCTGTCGGCGGTGGGCGCCCTGGGCTTCGACCCGAAGCTGGTCTTCTTCGACACCGCCGACAACGTCCTGCTCAAGCGCTATGCCGACACCCGCCGCCGCCATCCGCTGACGCGGCTGGGCCTGGCGCTCTCGGACGCCATCGCGCTGGAGCGCCAGGTGCTGCGTCCGCTGCGCCAGCTGGCCGACGTCACCATCGACACCAGCGAGCTCAACGTCCACCAGCTGCGCCACCGGGTGCTGACCGAACTGGGCCTGGCGATGGACTCGTCGCTGTCGCTGCTGTTCGAATCCTTCGCCTACCGGCGCGGACTGCCGCCGGACGCGGACTTCGTGTTCGATGCGCGCGCCCTGCCCAATCCGCACTGGGACCCACGGCTGCGCCCGCTGTCGGGCCGCGACGGCCCCGTGCGCGACTACTTCGAAGCGCCCGAACAGGCCGACGTCGGCGAGTTCCTGCGCCAGGTGAACGCATTCCTCGATGCCTGGCTGCCGCGCATGGACTCGTCCACGCGCAGCTACGTGACCGTCGCCTTCGGCTGCACCGGCGGCCGCCACCGCTCGGTCTACCTCGCCGAAGCCGCGGCCGCCCACGCGCGCCGGCAGGGCTGGAACGAGGTCGCCACGCACCACCGCGAACTCGACTGA
- a CDS encoding HPr family phosphocarrier protein yields MIERELVVSNRLGLHARATAKLVQLLSGHDVNATLTAKGREVNAKSIMGVMLLAAGAGTAVTLRVEGADEAAAAEAVSALFERRFDEDS; encoded by the coding sequence ATGATCGAACGCGAACTCGTCGTCTCCAACCGGCTGGGCCTGCACGCGCGCGCCACCGCGAAGCTGGTGCAGCTGCTCTCGGGCCATGACGTCAACGCGACCCTGACCGCCAAGGGACGCGAGGTCAACGCCAAGAGCATCATGGGCGTGATGCTGCTCGCCGCCGGCGCCGGCACCGCGGTGACCCTGCGTGTCGAGGGCGCCGACGAGGCCGCGGCCGCCGAGGCCGTCAGCGCGCTGTTCGAGCGGCGATTCGACGAGGACAGCTGA